The proteins below come from a single Piscinibacter gummiphilus genomic window:
- the glmS gene encoding glutamine--fructose-6-phosphate transaminase (isomerizing) — MCGIVGAVSTKNIVPILIEGLKRLEYRGYDSCGVAVHQGGELRRARSTARVAELDARVAEDKIDSGTGIAHTRWATHGAPAEHNAHPHFSPGPQNKQGTDQSGVTAVGRIALVHNGIIENHDELRNELKTRGYVFDSQTDTEVIAHLVDHLYEGDLLAAVQQATLRLRGAYAIAVFCRDEPHRVIGAREGSPLVLGVGVGERKGDFFLASDAMALAGVTDQIAYLEEGDVVDLQLGKVWITARSHGGVMFKTVEREVRTVHVHTGAAELGPYRHYMQKEIFEQPRAIADTLDAVEAITPELFGDGAYRVFKDVDSVLILACGTSYYSGSVAKYWLESIAKIPTSVEIASEYRYRDSVPNPRTLVVTITQSGETADTLAALKHARSLGMKHTLTICNVATSAMVRECELAYITRAGAEIGVASTKAFSTQLVGLFLLTLALAQVRGHLSEQQELAHLKALRHLPVAVQAVLALEPQVIAWSEIFARKENALFLGRGLHYPIALEGALKLKEISYIHAEAYPAGELKHGPLALVTAEMPVVTVAPNDALLEKLKSNLQEVRARGGELFVFADADTHIESGEGLLVIRMPEHYGVLSPILHVVPLQLLAYHTACARGTDVDKPRNLAKSVTVE; from the coding sequence ATGTGTGGCATCGTCGGCGCCGTCAGCACCAAGAACATCGTCCCCATCCTCATCGAGGGCCTGAAACGGCTGGAGTACCGGGGCTATGACTCCTGCGGCGTGGCCGTGCACCAGGGCGGCGAGCTGAGGCGCGCGCGCAGTACCGCTCGTGTCGCCGAGCTCGACGCGCGCGTGGCCGAAGACAAGATCGACAGCGGCACCGGCATCGCCCACACCCGCTGGGCCACCCACGGCGCGCCCGCCGAGCACAACGCGCACCCTCATTTCTCGCCCGGCCCGCAAAACAAGCAGGGCACCGACCAGAGCGGCGTCACGGCCGTCGGCCGCATCGCCCTCGTCCACAACGGCATCATCGAAAACCACGACGAGCTGCGCAACGAACTCAAGACGCGCGGCTACGTGTTCGACAGCCAGACCGACACCGAGGTCATCGCCCACCTCGTCGACCACCTCTACGAAGGCGACCTGCTCGCTGCCGTGCAGCAGGCCACGCTTCGCCTGCGCGGTGCGTATGCGATCGCGGTGTTCTGCCGCGACGAGCCGCACCGGGTGATCGGCGCGCGCGAAGGTTCGCCGCTGGTGCTGGGCGTCGGTGTTGGTGAGCGCAAGGGCGATTTCTTCCTCGCCTCCGACGCCATGGCGCTGGCGGGCGTCACCGACCAGATCGCCTACCTCGAAGAAGGCGACGTGGTCGACCTGCAGCTCGGCAAGGTGTGGATCACCGCGCGCTCGCATGGTGGCGTGATGTTCAAGACCGTCGAGCGCGAGGTGCGCACGGTGCACGTGCACACCGGCGCGGCCGAGCTCGGGCCCTATCGCCACTACATGCAGAAAGAGATCTTCGAGCAGCCGCGCGCCATTGCCGACACGCTCGACGCGGTGGAAGCCATCACGCCAGAACTCTTCGGCGACGGGGCCTACCGGGTGTTCAAGGATGTCGACAGCGTGCTCATCCTCGCCTGCGGCACCAGCTACTACAGCGGCTCGGTCGCCAAGTACTGGCTGGAGAGCATCGCGAAGATTCCCACCAGCGTCGAGATCGCCAGCGAATACCGCTACCGCGACAGCGTGCCCAACCCGCGCACGCTCGTCGTCACCATCACGCAGAGCGGTGAGACCGCCGACACGCTCGCCGCGCTCAAGCATGCGCGCAGCCTCGGCATGAAGCACACGCTGACCATCTGCAACGTGGCGACCAGCGCGATGGTGCGCGAATGCGAGCTGGCCTACATCACCCGCGCCGGCGCCGAGATCGGTGTCGCGTCGACCAAGGCTTTCAGCACGCAGCTCGTCGGCCTCTTTCTGCTGACGCTCGCCCTCGCGCAAGTGCGTGGGCACCTGAGCGAGCAGCAGGAGCTGGCGCACCTCAAGGCGCTGAGGCACCTGCCGGTGGCCGTGCAGGCGGTGCTGGCGCTGGAACCGCAGGTCATCGCCTGGTCGGAGATCTTTGCCCGCAAGGAAAACGCACTCTTCCTCGGCCGCGGCCTGCACTACCCCATCGCGCTCGAAGGCGCACTCAAGCTGAAGGAGATCAGCTACATCCACGCCGAGGCCTACCCGGCGGGCGAGCTGAAGCACGGGCCACTGGCGCTGGTGACCGCCGAGATGCCGGTGGTCACGGTCGCGCCCAACGATGCGCTGCTCGAGAAGCTCAAGAGCAACCTGCAGGAAGTGCGCGCGCGTGGCGGCGAGCTCTTCGTCTTCGCCGATGCCGACACGCACATCGAAAGCGGCGAGGGCCTGCTCGTGATCCGCATGCCCGAGCACTACGGCGTGCTGTCACCGATCCTGCACGTGGTGCCGCTGCAGCTGCTGGCGTATCACACGGCGTGTGCGCGCGGGACTGACGTGGACAAGCCTCGCAACCTGGCGAAGAGCGTTACGGTCGAGTAA
- a CDS encoding slipin family protein: protein MEFKRVTVKKNERGLLLRNGDFERVLQPGTHWLASGLDRLRVETFSIEQPAFTHPLSDYLLAKEPEVVEAEFVRVELTETQVGLRSENGVLVEVLAPATRLLYWKGLTDVDVEVIDITDTAELPAALVQRLTQTQLRSRAVAGLTGVLTVQVPEHAVGVLTVDGKVERLLPPGPHGFWKFNRTISVELVDLRLQALDVTGQEILTRDKVGLRLNLSATWRYANADAVLTAYTQLAKPAEHLYRELQFGLRAAVGTRTLDELLENKSVIDEVVSAHVRAKLSVYGLEIDGVGVKDIVLPGEMKTILAQVVEAGKAAEANVIRRREETAATRSLLNTAKVMEDNPTALRLKELETLERVAERIDKISVFGGLDQVLNGLVKLR, encoded by the coding sequence ATGGAATTCAAGCGTGTCACTGTCAAGAAGAACGAGCGCGGCCTCCTGCTGCGCAATGGCGATTTCGAGCGCGTGCTGCAACCGGGCACGCACTGGCTCGCGTCCGGCCTCGACCGTCTTCGCGTCGAGACCTTCTCGATCGAACAACCGGCCTTCACCCACCCGCTGTCCGACTACCTGCTGGCGAAGGAGCCCGAGGTGGTCGAGGCGGAGTTCGTGCGCGTCGAACTCACTGAAACGCAGGTCGGCCTGCGCTCGGAGAATGGCGTGCTGGTCGAGGTGCTGGCGCCGGCGACCCGGCTCCTGTACTGGAAGGGCCTCACCGACGTGGACGTGGAGGTGATCGACATCACCGACACCGCCGAGCTGCCGGCCGCCCTGGTGCAGCGCCTCACGCAAACGCAGTTGCGATCGCGTGCGGTCGCCGGCCTCACCGGCGTGCTCACCGTGCAGGTGCCCGAACACGCCGTGGGCGTGCTGACCGTCGACGGCAAGGTCGAGCGCCTGCTGCCGCCGGGCCCGCATGGTTTCTGGAAGTTCAACCGCACGATCTCGGTCGAGCTGGTCGACCTGCGGCTGCAGGCCCTCGACGTCACCGGCCAGGAAATCCTGACCCGCGACAAGGTGGGCCTGCGCCTGAACCTGTCGGCGACTTGGCGTTACGCCAACGCCGATGCGGTGCTGACCGCCTACACCCAGCTCGCCAAGCCCGCGGAGCACCTGTACCGCGAGCTGCAGTTCGGCCTGCGCGCGGCCGTCGGCACGCGCACGCTAGATGAGCTGCTGGAGAACAAGTCGGTGATCGACGAGGTCGTCTCGGCCCACGTGCGCGCCAAGCTCTCGGTCTACGGGCTCGAGATCGACGGCGTGGGCGTGAAGGACATCGTGCTGCCGGGCGAGATGAAGACCATCCTCGCCCAGGTGGTTGAGGCCGGCAAGGCGGCCGAGGCCAACGTGATCCGCCGCCGCGAGGAAACCGCGGCCACGCGCTCCCTGCTCAACACGGCCAAGGTGATGGAGGACAACCCCACCGCCCTGCGCCTGAAGGAGCTCGAGACGCTGGAACGCGTGGCCGAGCGCATCGACAAGATCTCGGTGTTCGGAGGCCTGGACCAGGTGCTGAACGGCCTGGTGAAGCTCCGCTGA
- a CDS encoding acylphosphatase — MSSAPGQPGTSIECWSARIRGRVQGVGYRDSCAREADRLGVKGWVRNRLDGSVEVLMLGSPAQLRNLAEWLHRGPPAARVDEVSVTPLPPPFPDCERFERKPTA, encoded by the coding sequence ATGAGCTCCGCTCCGGGTCAACCCGGAACGTCCATCGAATGCTGGTCGGCCCGCATCCGAGGGCGTGTGCAAGGTGTCGGCTACCGCGACAGCTGCGCACGCGAGGCCGACAGGCTGGGCGTGAAGGGGTGGGTGCGCAACCGGCTCGATGGTTCCGTCGAAGTGCTCATGCTGGGGTCACCCGCACAACTGCGGAACCTGGCGGAATGGCTGCACCGCGGGCCGCCCGCAGCGCGCGTCGACGAGGTCAGCGTGACGCCGCTCCCGCCACCGTTTCCCGACTGCGAGCGCTTCGAACGCAAGCCCACCGCGTGA
- a CDS encoding RtcB family protein has protein sequence MEEPTHIHEDVPGGVPLKMWTHGVPVEDEAKRQLSNAARLPIVFKHIAAMPDVHLGIGATVGSVIPTVKAIIPAAVGVDIGCGMIACKTTLTAEDLPDNLGPLRSAIERAVPHGRQPGSRDPGAWQKPPGSVNTAWAQLEPEFTELCRDYPKIAKTNHIQHLGTLGTGNHFIEVCLDEQKFVWFMLHSGSRGVGNFIGTMFIELAKQDAMRHQANLPDRDLAYFEEGSRYFGDYVRAVGWAQKFAAINREVMMKRVIEAAKTVIRKNFQSHIEAVNCHHNYVQKERHFGEDVYVTRKGAVSAKAGQLGIIPGSMGARSYIVRGKGNADSFESCSHGAGRVMSRGEAKRRFTLADHRSATEGVECRKDKDVIDETPAAYKDIDAVMEAQRELVDVVHTLKQVVCVKG, from the coding sequence ATGGAAGAACCCACTCACATCCACGAAGACGTCCCCGGCGGCGTGCCGCTGAAGATGTGGACGCACGGCGTGCCCGTCGAAGACGAAGCCAAGCGCCAGCTCTCGAATGCGGCCCGCCTGCCCATCGTCTTCAAGCACATCGCCGCCATGCCCGACGTGCACCTGGGCATCGGTGCGACCGTCGGCTCGGTGATCCCGACCGTCAAGGCGATCATTCCGGCCGCCGTCGGTGTCGACATCGGCTGCGGCATGATCGCCTGCAAGACCACGCTCACCGCCGAAGACCTGCCCGACAACCTGGGCCCGCTGCGCTCGGCCATCGAGCGCGCCGTGCCGCACGGTCGTCAACCTGGATCGCGCGACCCCGGCGCGTGGCAGAAGCCGCCCGGCTCGGTGAACACCGCCTGGGCGCAGCTCGAGCCCGAATTCACCGAGCTCTGCCGCGACTACCCAAAGATCGCCAAGACCAACCACATCCAGCACCTGGGCACGCTCGGCACCGGCAACCACTTCATCGAGGTCTGCCTCGACGAGCAGAAGTTCGTCTGGTTCATGCTGCACTCGGGCTCGCGCGGCGTGGGCAACTTCATCGGCACGATGTTCATCGAGCTGGCGAAGCAAGACGCCATGCGCCACCAGGCCAACCTGCCCGACCGCGACCTCGCCTACTTCGAGGAAGGCAGCCGCTACTTCGGCGACTACGTGCGGGCGGTGGGCTGGGCGCAGAAGTTCGCCGCGATCAACCGCGAGGTGATGATGAAGCGCGTGATCGAAGCCGCGAAGACGGTGATCCGCAAGAACTTCCAGTCGCACATCGAGGCAGTGAACTGCCACCACAACTACGTGCAGAAGGAACGCCACTTCGGCGAAGACGTGTACGTCACCCGCAAGGGCGCGGTGAGCGCGAAAGCCGGCCAGCTGGGCATCATCCCCGGCAGCATGGGCGCGCGCAGCTACATCGTGCGCGGCAAGGGCAACGCCGACTCGTTCGAGAGCTGCTCGCACGGCGCCGGCCGTGTGATGAGCCGTGGCGAGGCCAAGCGCCGCTTCACGCTGGCCGACCACCGCAGCGCGACCGAAGGGGTCGAATGCCGCAAGGACAAGGACGTCATCGACGAGACGCCCGCGGCCTACAAGGACATCGACGCCGTGATGGAAGCGCAGCGCGAGCTGGTCGACGTGGTGCACACGCTGAAGCAGGTGGTGTGCGTGAAGGGCTGA
- a CDS encoding Lrp/AsnC family transcriptional regulator — protein sequence MKETVSLDETDVRLLELLQRDASLSNQDLAAAAHTSPATCLRRVRRLVDAGVIERRVALLSSERLGAGLTVLAEVTLDRQGAEHLAAFEARAVADTAVQQCYRVSPGPDFMLVMQVPDMAGYHTLVQRLFTQDANVRNVKAFFSVHRAKFEPAIVLPAAPTRS from the coding sequence ATGAAAGAAACTGTCTCTCTCGACGAGACCGATGTGCGGCTGTTGGAACTGCTGCAGCGTGACGCCTCCTTGTCCAACCAGGACCTGGCCGCCGCCGCCCACACGTCGCCGGCCACCTGCCTGCGCCGGGTGCGGCGCCTGGTGGATGCAGGGGTGATCGAACGGCGAGTGGCCCTCCTCTCCAGCGAGCGGCTCGGCGCCGGCTTGACTGTGCTGGCCGAGGTGACGCTCGACCGCCAGGGTGCCGAGCACTTGGCCGCCTTCGAGGCCCGTGCCGTGGCCGACACCGCCGTGCAGCAGTGCTACCGCGTCTCGCCGGGGCCCGATTTCATGCTGGTGATGCAGGTGCCCGACATGGCGGGCTACCACACGCTGGTGCAGCGCCTCTTCACGCAAGACGCCAACGTGCGCAATGTGAAGGCCTTCTTCAGCGTGCACCGCGCGAAGTTCGAGCCGGCCATCGTGTTG
- a CDS encoding ATP-binding protein, which translates to MHARPARPLRHRLILLAAVGLLPVSLLGAWGIWNAIQTQRQNLERSTLELSRALASAVESEIDATLRSLAAMARSRPLAEGNVAAFYEVAQSEAAARPAWAAVVLTNGQGEVLFNTGEAYGSRELRVVDPQSLAQVIRTGQPVVGALTFGPRQSGAFAVRWPIVVNGQLGYVLTAAVRPEPILDVLQKQSVPPGWVIAVFDSAQNRVARTREHQSRGPSPSLKALLAREVSSGSGLTQSLEGDDVYTGFTRLRDLGWTVAVGAPTAGPDQALATSLAWYVAGALATVLLCMALARRIADRITEDIHAVRDSAVLLGEGQPVAETHSEIDEIDQMARALRQASQRLSETTESMRQALSQATAAAQAKDQFLAVLGHELRNPLAPMLTALHLLNRKCDESTSREREIMGRQVAHMRRLVDDLLDVSRITRGKLEIRREPVNLFSVVERAVEAVQPAVEARHSRGVFVELPSRPLWVEGDETRLVQAVTNLLTNALRFGGESTIALSVSLDEMHRRARLCVEDQGEGMQAETLERVFEPFYQAPQTSERATGGLGLGLAIVRNIVQLHGGEVKAHSEGLQRGSRFTIELPTIEPPLSADTAPQRVATHGAGRVLVVDDNTDALDTAAELLRDAGHEVQTAGHPREALAAFASLQPEVVVLDIGLPEMDGYQLAQALRNASPDWRGRFIALTGYGQEPDKARAAAAGFSVHLTKPADPSALLHSVDMLLARPATGV; encoded by the coding sequence ATGCACGCCCGCCCTGCCCGCCCCCTGCGCCACCGGCTGATCCTGCTGGCCGCGGTGGGCCTGCTGCCGGTGTCGCTGCTCGGCGCCTGGGGCATCTGGAACGCCATCCAGACGCAGCGGCAGAACCTCGAACGCTCCACGCTCGAGCTGTCGCGCGCGCTGGCGAGTGCGGTGGAGTCGGAGATCGACGCCACGCTGCGCTCGCTGGCCGCGATGGCGCGCTCGCGGCCGCTGGCCGAGGGCAATGTCGCCGCGTTCTACGAAGTCGCCCAGAGCGAGGCGGCGGCCCGCCCCGCGTGGGCGGCGGTCGTGCTCACCAACGGGCAGGGTGAGGTGCTCTTCAACACGGGCGAGGCTTACGGCAGCCGCGAGCTGAGAGTGGTCGACCCGCAGAGCCTCGCGCAGGTCATCCGCACGGGCCAGCCCGTGGTGGGGGCCCTCACCTTCGGACCGCGCCAGTCGGGCGCGTTTGCCGTGCGCTGGCCCATCGTGGTCAACGGCCAGCTCGGCTACGTGCTCACGGCGGCCGTGAGGCCCGAGCCCATCCTCGACGTGCTGCAGAAACAGAGCGTGCCGCCGGGGTGGGTGATCGCGGTGTTCGACAGCGCGCAGAACCGCGTCGCACGCACACGCGAACACCAGAGCCGCGGGCCCTCGCCTTCGCTCAAGGCCCTGCTCGCGCGCGAGGTCAGCAGCGGCAGCGGCCTCACCCAATCGCTCGAAGGCGATGACGTCTACACCGGCTTCACCCGGCTGCGCGACCTGGGCTGGACAGTCGCAGTCGGTGCGCCCACCGCAGGGCCCGACCAGGCCCTGGCCACGAGCCTCGCCTGGTACGTGGCAGGCGCGCTGGCCACGGTGCTGCTGTGCATGGCGCTCGCTCGGCGCATTGCCGACCGCATCACCGAAGACATCCACGCCGTGCGCGACAGCGCCGTGCTGCTGGGCGAAGGCCAGCCCGTCGCCGAAACGCACAGCGAGATCGACGAGATCGACCAGATGGCCCGCGCGCTGCGACAGGCCTCGCAACGCCTGAGCGAGACCACCGAGTCGATGCGCCAGGCGCTGAGCCAGGCCACGGCCGCCGCCCAGGCGAAGGACCAGTTCCTCGCAGTGCTGGGCCATGAGCTGCGCAACCCGCTCGCCCCCATGCTCACCGCGCTGCACCTGCTCAACCGCAAGTGCGACGAGAGCACGTCGCGCGAGCGCGAGATCATGGGCCGGCAGGTGGCCCACATGCGCCGCCTGGTCGACGACCTGCTCGACGTCTCGCGCATCACGCGCGGCAAGCTCGAGATCCGCCGCGAACCGGTCAACCTCTTCAGCGTGGTCGAGCGGGCCGTCGAGGCGGTGCAGCCGGCGGTGGAGGCCAGGCACAGCCGCGGAGTCTTCGTCGAGCTGCCGTCACGCCCGCTGTGGGTGGAAGGCGACGAAACCCGCCTCGTGCAAGCCGTGACGAACCTGTTGACGAACGCCTTGCGCTTCGGCGGCGAGAGCACGATTGCACTCTCGGTGAGCCTGGACGAGATGCACCGGCGCGCACGCCTGTGCGTGGAAGACCAAGGCGAAGGCATGCAGGCCGAAACGCTAGAGCGTGTGTTCGAGCCTTTCTATCAAGCACCGCAGACCTCGGAGCGCGCCACCGGCGGGCTGGGCCTGGGGCTTGCGATCGTGCGCAACATCGTGCAGCTGCACGGCGGTGAGGTGAAAGCCCACAGCGAAGGCCTGCAGCGAGGCAGCCGCTTCACCATCGAGCTGCCGACGATCGAGCCGCCGCTGTCGGCCGACACCGCGCCGCAGCGTGTCGCCACTCATGGCGCCGGGCGTGTGCTCGTGGTCGACGACAACACCGATGCGCTCGACACCGCCGCCGAGTTGCTGCGCGACGCCGGCCACGAAGTGCAGACCGCGGGGCACCCGCGCGAAGCGCTGGCCGCGTTTGCGAGCCTGCAGCCCGAGGTGGTGGTGCTCGACATCGGTCTGCCCGAGATGGACGGCTACCAGCTCGCGCAGGCCCTGCGCAATGCAAGCCCCGATTGGCGCGGCCGCTTCATCGCGTTGACGGGCTATGGCCAGGAGCCCGACAAGGCCCGCGCCGCGGCAGCCGGGTTTTCGGTGCACCTCACCAAGCCGGCCGATCCTTCGGCCCTGCTGCATTCGGTCGACATGCTGCTCGCCAGGCCGGCCACCGGCGTGTGA